Proteins from a single region of Aerococcus viridans:
- a CDS encoding tyrosine-type recombinase/integrase → MDNYFDKESFYELYADYLSQKQSSTKESYLKNIKPFFIYLEKQAITHPTYHDIERYFDDLINHPSKTYILINDIAYDDVSEEQRRALDQFRYKDRTIKSYRNMLNQFFKWLERENLYENIVAKANNNIPIPHGHAKDALDIEDVEKLLDYLKSTTDTLIGKRNYALILLAVTTGLRTIELSRANFEDVQRRGLNTVIYVQGKGRREKDEFVIIPRKTKEVIRDYTRFREDQGIMINTDLAPLFASHGNRNKSGRMSARSISRVIANAYEAVGIHSSKITPHSLRHTAATLSLINGGNLRETQKMLRHSSVRTTEIYAQDLNEDLNTSSQLIEDLIDQSRILKDLEDKSKENDLQTP, encoded by the coding sequence ATGGACAATTACTTTGATAAGGAATCTTTCTACGAACTATACGCCGACTATCTATCACAGAAGCAATCCAGCACTAAAGAAAGCTATTTGAAGAACATCAAACCTTTTTTTATTTACCTGGAAAAACAAGCTATCACGCATCCAACTTATCATGACATTGAGCGCTATTTTGACGATTTAATCAATCACCCAAGTAAGACCTACATCTTAATCAACGATATAGCTTATGATGACGTCTCTGAGGAGCAGCGTCGTGCACTGGACCAATTTCGCTACAAGGATCGGACCATTAAGTCGTACCGTAACATGCTCAACCAATTCTTTAAATGGTTAGAACGAGAAAATCTATATGAGAATATTGTTGCTAAAGCCAATAATAATATCCCTATACCACACGGCCACGCTAAGGATGCACTGGATATTGAGGATGTTGAAAAGTTGCTAGATTACCTTAAATCAACCACGGATACACTAATTGGTAAACGTAATTATGCACTTATATTACTAGCTGTTACTACTGGACTTAGAACTATTGAACTCAGTCGTGCCAATTTTGAAGACGTCCAACGACGCGGTTTGAACACTGTTATTTATGTACAAGGTAAAGGTCGCCGTGAAAAAGATGAATTCGTCATAATTCCTCGTAAAACCAAGGAAGTTATTCGAGATTATACACGCTTTCGTGAGGACCAAGGTATCATGATTAACACTGACTTAGCGCCTTTATTCGCTTCGCACGGTAATCGTAATAAAAGTGGTCGTATGTCAGCTCGGTCAATTTCTAGAGTGATCGCGAATGCTTATGAAGCTGTTGGGATTCATTCATCTAAAATTACGCCACATTCACTGAGACATACCGCTGCAACCTTAAGTTTAATTAACGGCGGTAACTTACGGGAAACGCAAAAGATGCTACGGCATTCTAGTGTTCGAACGACGGAAATCTACGCCCAAGATCTAAATGAAGACTTGAATACTTCTAGTCAGTTGATTGAAGATCTTATTGACCAATCAAGAATTCTCAAAGATTTAGAAGATAAAAGCAAAGAAAATGATTTGCAAACACCCTGA